In Methanofollis aquaemaris, the genomic window TAGTTGATGGCATAGGTGCTCAGGGTATGCTCGATGTGCGCAAGTGCATCGAAGAAATAAAACGAGAGTGTCGGGTGGAAGTCACTCGGATCCTCCAGGATGAGGGACTTTCCATAATACCTCACCAGAACTCTGAAATATTCATCCTCGAAGAGTTCGTTCATACACTCTGTTTACCCGGTCATCCTATATACCATTGCATACGGGTAGGAACAGAAAATAAGAGCAGAAAAAGCGTGAGAAAGAGATCATACCTCCCGCTCACTTGAAAAACGGCTCCCTGCTCTGCACTGCCTGCATGAAGAGGGCCTCAAGTTCCTCCCCATGCTTGCCCCTGATATCGACGTGGTTGTCGGCCCGGAGCAGACAGGGCTTGAGATACCCGTCTGAGGTGACCCGCAGACGGTTGCAGTAGGCACAGAACTCGGTGTTGTGGAGAGGACGGACCACCTCCACCTCAGCCCCATCCATACAATATTTTTTGCGGTGATGCATCCTCCTGGTGAGGATCTCCTTCGAATGTTCAGCGATCTCTCTCTCCAGACGGTCCACATCTCCATGGAGAGTGCATTCGTTGAACTCCATCAACTCGATCACCTGGAGGATGAGGTCGTCGGTATCCCTGACATAGGCGAGGAAGTCATCGATCTCGTCCTCGTTTACGTCCTTGAGAAGGACCATGTTCAACTTCACCGGGGTGAGGCCGGCGTCCATCGCAGCCCTGATGCCCC contains:
- the moaA gene encoding GTP 3',8-cyclase MoaA — translated: MVLEDHFGRKVTNLRLSITPRCNLDCYYCHAEGEVQPREELSIEEIREILRVGAKFGIRSVKLTGGEPLLRKDILDIIRAVPDGIEVSLTTNGTLLEGLAHDLKAAGLSRVNVSLDTLRPERYREITKRDLLDRVVRGIRAAMDAGLTPVKLNMVLLKDVNEDEIDDFLAYVRDTDDLILQVIELMEFNECTLHGDVDRLEREIAEHSKEILTRRMHHRKKYCMDGAEVEVVRPLHNTEFCAYCNRLRVTSDGYLKPCLLRADNHVDIRGKHGEELEALFMQAVQSREPFFK